A genomic segment from Nymphalis io chromosome 7, ilAglIoxx1.1, whole genome shotgun sequence encodes:
- the LOC126769690 gene encoding uncharacterized protein LOC126769690, translating into MDPLTWLSLGLQFAALCSIVGALLLYLLRKVRVAEVLPVDSAKTVLVTSVDSALGLQIATYLSGKGWRVIAGCRQGGLGARLAESWLQAHVAATPEDQPPPRLATLELDVAREDLLEEAARATAQHLPAGEHGVWAVINTAGSSGRGGAACWESALRSNVLGALRVARTFSPMLAAAASDHPYAGRLFYIGLTSDTACESLSRLDNDASEGNAGAAAVRWGTWGAARALRASLRARRLHVVLLHAPDLSAAEIYAPPVQLTLPSQPSSRPETPSSDVSSSTATCAVTMPGEAAEYSAKVLPTSALKVLEEALTTPSPRDSYYLKIKQDSWFTRMPSLRVAH; encoded by the exons ATGGACCCCCTAACGTGGTTGTCTCTGGGCCTGCAATTTGCGGCATTATGCTCCATCGTGGGCGCATTACTTCTATACTTGCTACGGAAGGTGCGGGTAGCGGAGGTGCTGCCTGTCGATAGCGCCAAAACCGTTCTCGTTACTTCAGTTGACTCCGCTCTCGGACTTCAG atAGCTACCTACCTAAGCGGTAAAGGATGGCGTGTCATAGCCGGTTGTCGTCAAGGTGGACTCGGGGCGCGTTTGGCCGAATCATGGCTACAGGCTCACGTGGCTGCCACCCCTGAGGACCAACCACCGCCAAGGCTGGCTACACTGGAGTTGGATGTGGCGCGAGAAGATCTATTAGAAGAAGCAGCTAGAGCAACGGCGCAGCATTTGCCAGCTGGTGAACATG gaGTATGGGCAGTTATTAATACAGCGGGCAGCAGCGGTCGTGGAGGAGCTGCCTGCTGGGAAAGCGCGCTGCGTAGTAATGTGCTTGGAGCGCTGCGTGTCGCGCGAACATTCTCCCCAATGCTTGCCGCTGCTGCTTCAGATCATCCTTATGCTGGACGGCTATTCTATATtg GACTGACATCGGATACCGCTTGCGAGAGCCTGTCTCGATTAGACAATGACGCGAGTGAAGGGAACGCGGGAGCTGCTGCTGTGAGATGGGGAACGTGGGGCGCTGCGCGAGCGCTTCGAGCGTCCCTGCGCGCGCGCAGACTACACGTGGTGCTGCTGCATGCGCCGGACCTGTCTGCCGCTGAAATATATGCACCGCCCGTACAGCTTACACTACCAAGCCAGCCTTCAAG TCGCCCAGAAACCCCAAGTTCTGATGTAAGTTCATCCACTGCGACCTGCGCCGTCACCATGCCCGGAGAAGCGGCGGAGTACAGCGCCAAGGTCCTTCCGACCAGCGCCTTGAAAGTTCTAGAAGAAGCTCTCACAACCCCTTCACCGCGCGACTCCTACTACTTGAAGATTAAACAAGACTCTTGGTTCACGAGGATGCCCTCTCTAAGAGTCGCCCATTGA